The Anopheles coluzzii chromosome 2, AcolN3, whole genome shotgun sequence genome window below encodes:
- the LOC120950206 gene encoding dual specificity mitogen-activated protein kinase kinase hemipterous-like isoform X3: MLPTGTHPATAPSDGRASEVGKNGSTTATMSGSSIDNRITMMEQMIQNPRSTPSLSLPISTQPPANRFNRTGSGGMGGPNRPSLGLNLPIVSGTRRSESELKFQKIVDKSGLLKINDKIYRTQLSDLEDLGELGNGTSGHVVKMRHNPSGAIIAVKQMRRTGNDEENKRIIMDLDVVLKSENCKYIVKCLGCFITDADVWICMELMTTCFDKLQKKSKKPVPEEILGKVTVATVRALAYLKDNHRVIHRDVKPSNILIDDRGNIKLCDFGISGRLVDSNARTRSAGCAAYMAPERIDPAKTVYDIRADVWSLGITLVELATGVFPYRGCVTDFEVLTQVLTSNPPRLPEDQNFSPEFRDFVQLCLQKDYQARPKYPDLLRHAFLQRAEHDTTINVGEWFRNVAVNCGIQLTSTPPPPTAGSSASVSSPPTWTASSEQTRIPTPLGSLTEVVQAQSNQQKQTIAIAASSIPIKSTATILSPHIANEAPSNLSDLQQRSQHELNQQQQLLQSKLSNISLASSSSSTSAAAAAAAAAGSTPVPASSYTPTSSSSAAGAGAFDTRRSPSPQAYYLAKMQPKSAITSTSVPIASGGGPAFERNGSLEPARKYKHSPFLSRRTASEYGNGSPKKESTLSSLGQSIFKNLTTSPFAQRKSLPPGESKLAYPPPASPSPMPVASATIYANGGGGGGAGAGGMGSSPSSPLLLLRKAHHDGSETETQYKHLHGNTSPIVLQRFYHQQNQLKEQQREALQQHHHHHQQQQQQQQQQQQVIYGYSSPSPIPSASEASPRPIRYSPLPSHRTVHHGVHPVLSNTGGTTTLHQSAIPLYKHHEPAAPLAPSQPSGIPVYQQQTTASPKHKSSSFFNTFSRGMKSGGRGDKVIDRGGTAAPPTMMSGATDRSLYAGTTTTNTSHQTALYQHHHQGQPNTSSMLHRHGALGGISNGGGGGGGGAGLAMPEGSKEDAGASGTGTTTAGDRLTLKEKHLQQQQLLQQQQQFLLQQQQQQQQHYASSNPFDGMTAGGMGGMYGAGPYPSGGSSTASIVQPPSAIPQLAHVLNSPATDRRHRSPDPPPRLNRGQSPLLLQRKLEQLGHTGSPLMNRRPFNSTSPSPPLPPRRASESAPGSPQHLRARINYTPEPHRRPYHTTIEQ; the protein is encoded by the exons ATGCTACCGACGGGTACGCATCCGGCCACCGCACCGTCCGACGGCAGAGCTAGCGAGGTCGGAAAGAACGGtagcaccaccgccaccatgtCCGGCAGTTCGATCGACAACCGCATCACGATGATGGAACAGATGATCCAGAATCCCCGTTCCACGCCTTCCCTGTCCCTGCCGATCTCGACGCAGCCGCCAGCGAATCGCTTCAATCGCACCGGAAGCGGTGGCATGGGTGGAC CCAACCGACCGTCGTTGGGATTGAATCTGCCCATTGTCTCCGGGACGCGGCGGAGTGAATCGGAACTCAAGTTCCAGAAGATCGTAGACAAGAGCGGGCTGCTGAAGATTAACGACAAGATCTACCGTACGCAGCTCAGCGACCTGGAGGATTTGGGCGAACTTGGGAACGGAACCAGCGGGCATGTCGTGAAGATGCGACACAATCCGAGTGGAGCCATCATTGCTGTAAAG CAAATGAGACGCACCGGAAAcgacgaagaaaacaaacgaatCATAATGGATCTGGACGTGGTGCTGAAGTCGGAAAACTGCAAGTACATCGTCAAGTGTCTCGGTTGCTTTATCACCGATGCGGACGTGTGGATCTGCATGGAGCTGATGACGACGTGCTTCGACAAGCTGCAGAAAAAGTCCAAAAAACCGGTACCGGAGGAAATCCTCGGCAAGGTAACGGTGGCAACGGTGCGCGCGCTGGCCTACCTCAAGGACAACCACCGGGTCATCCACCGGGACGTGAAGCCCTCGAACATCCTGATCGACGACCGGGGCAACATAAAGCTGTGCGATTTCGGCATCAGCGGCCGTTTGGTGGACTCGAATGCCCGTACCCGTTCGGCCGGGTGTGCTGCATACATGGCG ccgGAACGAATCGATCCAGCTAAAACGGTGTACGACATCCGGGCCGACGTGTGGTCGCTCGGCATCACGCTGGTCGAGCTGGCTACGGGCGTCTTTCCCTATCGTGGCTGTGTGACCGACTTCGAGGTGCTGACGCAGGTGCTCACCTCTAACCCGCCCCGGCTGCCCGAGGATCAGAACTTTAGTCCGGAGTTTCGCGACTTTGTGCAGCTGTGCCTGCAGAAGGACTATCAGGCACGGCCCAAGTATCCGGACCTGCTGCGGCACGCGTTCCTGCAGCGGGCCGAGCACGACACCACGATCAACGTGGGCGAATGGTTCCGCAATGTGGCGGTTAACTGCGGCATTCAGCTGACCAGcacgccgccaccaccgaccGCCGGATCGTCCGCTTCCGTCAGCTCACCCCCAACCTGGACCGCGTCGTCGGAACAAACCAG AATACCGACCCCGCTCGGAAGCTTGACGGAAGTAGTCCAGGCGCAGTCGAaccagcaaaagcaaaccatCGCCATCGCCGCCTCGTCGATCCCGATCAAGTCAACCGCGACCATCCTATCCCCCCACATTGCCAACGAAGCACCTAGCAACCTGAGCGACCTGCAGCAGCGGTCGCAGCACGAGCtcaaccagcaacagcagctgctCCAGAGCAAACTTAGCAACATTAGCCTAgcgtcctcgtcgtcctccacctcggcagcagcagcagcagcggcggcggcaggaTCCACACCGGTACCAGCATCCTCCTACACGCCTACCTCGTCTTCCTCAGCGGCGGGGGCGGGTGCGTTCGATACACGCCGCTCGCCCTCCCCGCAGgcctactatctagcgaaaatGCAGCCAAAAAGTGCCATTACTAGCACCAGCGTACCGATCGCGTCGGGCGGTGGGCCGGCCTTCGAACGCAACGGTTCGCTCGAACCGGCCCGAAAGTACAAACACTCGCCGTTCCTGTCGCGCCGCACCGCCTCCGAGTATGGGAACGGCAGCCCGAAGAAGGAATCGACGCTGAGCAGTTTGGGGCAGAGCATCTTCAAAAACCTGACCACATCACCGTTCGCCCAGCGGAAATCGCTTCCGCCCGGCGAGTCGAAGCTTGCCTATCCGCCCCCGGCCTCCCCCTCGCCGATGCCCGTAGCGTCCGCGACGATCTATGCGaatggtggcggcggtggaggGGCCGGTGCCGGTGGTATGGGCAGCAGTCCTTCctcgccgctgctgctgctccggaaGGCACACCACGACGGTTCGGAAACGGAAACGCAGTATAAACATCTGCACGGCAACACTAGTCCAATTG TTCTTCAGCGATTCTACCACCAACAGAATCAACTGAAAGAGCAACAAAGAGaggcgctgcagcagcatcatcaccaccaccaacagcagcagcagcagcagcagcaacagcagcaagtgATTTACGGGTACTCCTCACCATCGCCGATACCCTCGGCAAGCGAAGCGTCACCCCGGCCAATCCGCTACAGTCCGCTACCCTCCCATCGGACCGTACATCATGGGGTGCATCCGGTGCTGAGCAACaccggcggcaccaccacccTTCACCAAAGCGCCATCCCGCTCTACAAGCATCACGAACCGGCGGCTCCGCTAGCACCATCGCAACCTTCCGGGATTCCGGTGTACCAGCAGCAAACCACCGCCAGTCCCAAGCACAAATCCTCCTCCTTctttaacacgttcagccgTGGCATGAAGAGCGGTGGTCGGGGCGATAAGGTGATCGATCGGGGTGGCACCGCCGCACCACCGACCATGATGAGTGGTGCTACCGATCGGTCGCTGTATGCcggcactaccaccaccaacaccagtCACCAAACAGCACTGtaccaacatcatcatcagggGCAGCCTAATACATCGTCGATGCTGCATCGGCACGGTGCACTCGGTGGAATTAGCaacggaggaggaggaggaggaggaggagcagggcTTGCAATGCCGGAAGGCAGCAAAGAAGATGCAG GAGCGAGCGGGACGGGCACGACCACTGCCGGCGACAGGCTAACCCTGAAGGAGAAACatctacagcagcaacagctgctgcagcagcagcaacagtttctattgcaacagcagcagcagcagcagcagcattatgCGTCGTCGAACCCTTTCGATGGTATGACGGCGGGTGGGATGGGTGGGATGTATGGTGCCGGACCGTACCCTTCCGGTGGGTCGTCCACAGCGTCGATAGTACAACCTCCTTCCGCCATACCGCAGCTGGCACATGTGCTCAACAGTCCGGCGACTGATCGGCGCCACCGCAGCCCAGATCCACCGCCCAG GTTAAATCGTGGTCAATCGCCACTGCTACTTCAGCGTAAACTGGAACAGCTCGGTCACACCGGCTCACCGCTGATGAATAGAAGGCC ATTCAACTCTACCTCCCCGTCACCTCCCCTGCCGCCGCGGCGCGCGTCGGAAAGTGCTCCCGGTTCGCCGCAACACTTGCGGGCCCGCATCAACTACACCCCGGAACCGCACCGGCGTCCCTATCACACGACGATCGAGCAATGA
- the LOC120950206 gene encoding dual specificity mitogen-activated protein kinase kinase hemipterous-like isoform X2 — translation MLPTGTHPATAPSDGRASEVGKNGSTTATMSGSSIDNRITMMEQMIQNPRSTPSLSLPISTQPPANRFNRTGSGGMGGPNRPSLGLNLPIVSGTRRSESELKFQKIVDKSGLLKINDKIYRTQLSDLEDLGELGNGTSGHVVKMRHNPSGAIIAVKQMRRTGNDEENKRIIMDLDVVLKSENCKYIVKCLGCFITDADVWICMELMTTCFDKLQKKSKKPVPEEILGKVTVATVRALAYLKDNHRVIHRDVKPSNILIDDRGNIKLCDFGISGRLVDSNARTRSAGCAAYMAPERIDPAKTVYDIRADVWSLGITLVELATGVFPYRGCVTDFEVLTQVLTSNPPRLPEDQNFSPEFRDFVQLCLQKDYQARPKYPDLLRHAFLQRAEHDTTINVGEWFRNVAVNCGIQLTSTPPPPTAGSSASVSSPPTWTASSEQTRIPTPLGSLTEVVQAQSNQQKQTIAIAASSIPIKSTATILSPHIANEAPSNLSDLQQRSQHELNQQQQLLQSKLSNISLASSSSSTSAAAAAAAAAGSTPVPASSYTPTSSSSAAGAGAFDTRRSPSPQAYYLAKMQPKSAITSTSVPIASGGGPAFERNGSLEPARKYKHSPFLSRRTASEYGNGSPKKESTLSSLGQSIFKNLTTSPFAQRKSLPPGESKLAYPPPASPSPMPVASATIYANGGGGGGAGAGGMGSSPSSPLLLLRKAHHDGSETETQYKHLHGNTSPIVLQRFYHQQNQLKEQQREALQQHHHHHQQQQQQQQQQQQVIYGYSSPSPIPSASEASPRPIRYSPLPSHRTVHHGVHPVLSNTGGTTTLHQSAIPLYKHHEPAAPLAPSQPSGIPVYQQQTTASPKHKSSSFFNTFSRGMKSGGRGDKVIDRGGTAAPPTMMSGATDRSLYAGTTTTNTSHQTALYQHHHQGQPNTSSMLHRHGALGGISNGGGGGGGGAGLAMPEGSKEDADIKRKFASFVKLNLSNNVTGASGTGTTTAGDRLTLKEKHLQQQQLLQQQQQFLLQQQQQQQQHYASSNPFDGMTAGGMGGMYGAGPYPSGGSSTASIVQPPSAIPQLAHVLNSPATDRRHRSPDPPPRLNRGQSPLLLQRKLEQLGHTGSPLMNRRPFNSTSPSPPLPPRRASESAPGSPQHLRARINYTPEPHRRPYHTTIEQ, via the exons ATGCTACCGACGGGTACGCATCCGGCCACCGCACCGTCCGACGGCAGAGCTAGCGAGGTCGGAAAGAACGGtagcaccaccgccaccatgtCCGGCAGTTCGATCGACAACCGCATCACGATGATGGAACAGATGATCCAGAATCCCCGTTCCACGCCTTCCCTGTCCCTGCCGATCTCGACGCAGCCGCCAGCGAATCGCTTCAATCGCACCGGAAGCGGTGGCATGGGTGGAC CCAACCGACCGTCGTTGGGATTGAATCTGCCCATTGTCTCCGGGACGCGGCGGAGTGAATCGGAACTCAAGTTCCAGAAGATCGTAGACAAGAGCGGGCTGCTGAAGATTAACGACAAGATCTACCGTACGCAGCTCAGCGACCTGGAGGATTTGGGCGAACTTGGGAACGGAACCAGCGGGCATGTCGTGAAGATGCGACACAATCCGAGTGGAGCCATCATTGCTGTAAAG CAAATGAGACGCACCGGAAAcgacgaagaaaacaaacgaatCATAATGGATCTGGACGTGGTGCTGAAGTCGGAAAACTGCAAGTACATCGTCAAGTGTCTCGGTTGCTTTATCACCGATGCGGACGTGTGGATCTGCATGGAGCTGATGACGACGTGCTTCGACAAGCTGCAGAAAAAGTCCAAAAAACCGGTACCGGAGGAAATCCTCGGCAAGGTAACGGTGGCAACGGTGCGCGCGCTGGCCTACCTCAAGGACAACCACCGGGTCATCCACCGGGACGTGAAGCCCTCGAACATCCTGATCGACGACCGGGGCAACATAAAGCTGTGCGATTTCGGCATCAGCGGCCGTTTGGTGGACTCGAATGCCCGTACCCGTTCGGCCGGGTGTGCTGCATACATGGCG ccgGAACGAATCGATCCAGCTAAAACGGTGTACGACATCCGGGCCGACGTGTGGTCGCTCGGCATCACGCTGGTCGAGCTGGCTACGGGCGTCTTTCCCTATCGTGGCTGTGTGACCGACTTCGAGGTGCTGACGCAGGTGCTCACCTCTAACCCGCCCCGGCTGCCCGAGGATCAGAACTTTAGTCCGGAGTTTCGCGACTTTGTGCAGCTGTGCCTGCAGAAGGACTATCAGGCACGGCCCAAGTATCCGGACCTGCTGCGGCACGCGTTCCTGCAGCGGGCCGAGCACGACACCACGATCAACGTGGGCGAATGGTTCCGCAATGTGGCGGTTAACTGCGGCATTCAGCTGACCAGcacgccgccaccaccgaccGCCGGATCGTCCGCTTCCGTCAGCTCACCCCCAACCTGGACCGCGTCGTCGGAACAAACCAG AATACCGACCCCGCTCGGAAGCTTGACGGAAGTAGTCCAGGCGCAGTCGAaccagcaaaagcaaaccatCGCCATCGCCGCCTCGTCGATCCCGATCAAGTCAACCGCGACCATCCTATCCCCCCACATTGCCAACGAAGCACCTAGCAACCTGAGCGACCTGCAGCAGCGGTCGCAGCACGAGCtcaaccagcaacagcagctgctCCAGAGCAAACTTAGCAACATTAGCCTAgcgtcctcgtcgtcctccacctcggcagcagcagcagcagcggcggcggcaggaTCCACACCGGTACCAGCATCCTCCTACACGCCTACCTCGTCTTCCTCAGCGGCGGGGGCGGGTGCGTTCGATACACGCCGCTCGCCCTCCCCGCAGgcctactatctagcgaaaatGCAGCCAAAAAGTGCCATTACTAGCACCAGCGTACCGATCGCGTCGGGCGGTGGGCCGGCCTTCGAACGCAACGGTTCGCTCGAACCGGCCCGAAAGTACAAACACTCGCCGTTCCTGTCGCGCCGCACCGCCTCCGAGTATGGGAACGGCAGCCCGAAGAAGGAATCGACGCTGAGCAGTTTGGGGCAGAGCATCTTCAAAAACCTGACCACATCACCGTTCGCCCAGCGGAAATCGCTTCCGCCCGGCGAGTCGAAGCTTGCCTATCCGCCCCCGGCCTCCCCCTCGCCGATGCCCGTAGCGTCCGCGACGATCTATGCGaatggtggcggcggtggaggGGCCGGTGCCGGTGGTATGGGCAGCAGTCCTTCctcgccgctgctgctgctccggaaGGCACACCACGACGGTTCGGAAACGGAAACGCAGTATAAACATCTGCACGGCAACACTAGTCCAATTG TTCTTCAGCGATTCTACCACCAACAGAATCAACTGAAAGAGCAACAAAGAGaggcgctgcagcagcatcatcaccaccaccaacagcagcagcagcagcagcagcaacagcagcaagtgATTTACGGGTACTCCTCACCATCGCCGATACCCTCGGCAAGCGAAGCGTCACCCCGGCCAATCCGCTACAGTCCGCTACCCTCCCATCGGACCGTACATCATGGGGTGCATCCGGTGCTGAGCAACaccggcggcaccaccacccTTCACCAAAGCGCCATCCCGCTCTACAAGCATCACGAACCGGCGGCTCCGCTAGCACCATCGCAACCTTCCGGGATTCCGGTGTACCAGCAGCAAACCACCGCCAGTCCCAAGCACAAATCCTCCTCCTTctttaacacgttcagccgTGGCATGAAGAGCGGTGGTCGGGGCGATAAGGTGATCGATCGGGGTGGCACCGCCGCACCACCGACCATGATGAGTGGTGCTACCGATCGGTCGCTGTATGCcggcactaccaccaccaacaccagtCACCAAACAGCACTGtaccaacatcatcatcagggGCAGCCTAATACATCGTCGATGCTGCATCGGCACGGTGCACTCGGTGGAATTAGCaacggaggaggaggaggaggaggaggagcagggcTTGCAATGCCGGAAGGCAGCAAAGAAGATGCAG ATATCAAGCGAAAGTTTGCCTCATTCGTGAAGCTAAACCTCAGCAACAATGTTACAGGAGCGAGCGGGACGGGCACGACCACTGCCGGCGACAGGCTAACCCTGAAGGAGAAACatctacagcagcaacagctgctgcagcagcagcaacagtttctattgcaacagcagcagcagcagcagcagcattatgCGTCGTCGAACCCTTTCGATGGTATGACGGCGGGTGGGATGGGTGGGATGTATGGTGCCGGACCGTACCCTTCCGGTGGGTCGTCCACAGCGTCGATAGTACAACCTCCTTCCGCCATACCGCAGCTGGCACATGTGCTCAACAGTCCGGCGACTGATCGGCGCCACCGCAGCCCAGATCCACCGCCCAG GTTAAATCGTGGTCAATCGCCACTGCTACTTCAGCGTAAACTGGAACAGCTCGGTCACACCGGCTCACCGCTGATGAATAGAAGGCC ATTCAACTCTACCTCCCCGTCACCTCCCCTGCCGCCGCGGCGCGCGTCGGAAAGTGCTCCCGGTTCGCCGCAACACTTGCGGGCCCGCATCAACTACACCCCGGAACCGCACCGGCGTCCCTATCACACGACGATCGAGCAATGA
- the LOC120950206 gene encoding dual specificity mitogen-activated protein kinase kinase hemipterous-like isoform X1 — MLPTGTHPATAPSDGRASEVGKNGSTTATMSGSSIDNRITMMEQMIQNPRSTPSLSLPISTQPPANRFNRTGSGGMGGPNRPSLGLNLPIVSGTRRSESELKFQKIVDKSGLLKINDKIYRTQLSDLEDLGELGNGTSGHVVKMRHNPSGAIIAVKQMRRTGNDEENKRIIMDLDVVLKSENCKYIVKCLGCFITDADVWICMELMTTCFDKLQKKSKKPVPEEILGKVTVATVRALAYLKDNHRVIHRDVKPSNILIDDRGNIKLCDFGISGRLVDSNARTRSAGCAAYMAPERIDPAKTVYDIRADVWSLGITLVELATGVFPYRGCVTDFEVLTQVLTSNPPRLPEDQNFSPEFRDFVQLCLQKDYQARPKYPDLLRHAFLQRAEHDTTINVGEWFRNVAVNCGIQLTSTPPPPTAGSSASVSSPPTWTASSEQTRIPTPLGSLTEVVQAQSNQQKQTIAIAASSIPIKSTATILSPHIANEAPSNLSDLQQRSQHELNQQQQLLQSKLSNISLASSSSSTSAAAAAAAAAGSTPVPASSYTPTSSSSAAGAGAFDTRRSPSPQAYYLAKMQPKSAITSTSVPIASGGGPAFERNGSLEPARKYKHSPFLSRRTASEYGNGSPKKESTLSSLGQSIFKNLTTSPFAQRKSLPPGESKLAYPPPASPSPMPVASATIYANGGGGGGAGAGGMGSSPSSPLLLLRKAHHDGSETETQYKHLHGNTSPIVLQRFYHQQNQLKEQQREALQQHHHHHQQQQQQQQQQQQVIYGYSSPSPIPSASEASPRPIRYSPLPSHRTVHHGVHPVLSNTGGTTTLHQSAIPLYKHHEPAAPLAPSQPSGIPVYQQQTTASPKHKSSSFFNTFSRGMKSGGRGDKVIDRGGTAAPPTMMSGATDRSLYAGTTTTNTSHQTALYQHHHQGQPNTSSMLHRHGALGGISNGGGGGGGGAGLAMPEGSKEDAGWFNSFADIKRKFASFVKLNLSNNVTGASGTGTTTAGDRLTLKEKHLQQQQLLQQQQQFLLQQQQQQQQHYASSNPFDGMTAGGMGGMYGAGPYPSGGSSTASIVQPPSAIPQLAHVLNSPATDRRHRSPDPPPRLNRGQSPLLLQRKLEQLGHTGSPLMNRRPFNSTSPSPPLPPRRASESAPGSPQHLRARINYTPEPHRRPYHTTIEQ, encoded by the exons ATGCTACCGACGGGTACGCATCCGGCCACCGCACCGTCCGACGGCAGAGCTAGCGAGGTCGGAAAGAACGGtagcaccaccgccaccatgtCCGGCAGTTCGATCGACAACCGCATCACGATGATGGAACAGATGATCCAGAATCCCCGTTCCACGCCTTCCCTGTCCCTGCCGATCTCGACGCAGCCGCCAGCGAATCGCTTCAATCGCACCGGAAGCGGTGGCATGGGTGGAC CCAACCGACCGTCGTTGGGATTGAATCTGCCCATTGTCTCCGGGACGCGGCGGAGTGAATCGGAACTCAAGTTCCAGAAGATCGTAGACAAGAGCGGGCTGCTGAAGATTAACGACAAGATCTACCGTACGCAGCTCAGCGACCTGGAGGATTTGGGCGAACTTGGGAACGGAACCAGCGGGCATGTCGTGAAGATGCGACACAATCCGAGTGGAGCCATCATTGCTGTAAAG CAAATGAGACGCACCGGAAAcgacgaagaaaacaaacgaatCATAATGGATCTGGACGTGGTGCTGAAGTCGGAAAACTGCAAGTACATCGTCAAGTGTCTCGGTTGCTTTATCACCGATGCGGACGTGTGGATCTGCATGGAGCTGATGACGACGTGCTTCGACAAGCTGCAGAAAAAGTCCAAAAAACCGGTACCGGAGGAAATCCTCGGCAAGGTAACGGTGGCAACGGTGCGCGCGCTGGCCTACCTCAAGGACAACCACCGGGTCATCCACCGGGACGTGAAGCCCTCGAACATCCTGATCGACGACCGGGGCAACATAAAGCTGTGCGATTTCGGCATCAGCGGCCGTTTGGTGGACTCGAATGCCCGTACCCGTTCGGCCGGGTGTGCTGCATACATGGCG ccgGAACGAATCGATCCAGCTAAAACGGTGTACGACATCCGGGCCGACGTGTGGTCGCTCGGCATCACGCTGGTCGAGCTGGCTACGGGCGTCTTTCCCTATCGTGGCTGTGTGACCGACTTCGAGGTGCTGACGCAGGTGCTCACCTCTAACCCGCCCCGGCTGCCCGAGGATCAGAACTTTAGTCCGGAGTTTCGCGACTTTGTGCAGCTGTGCCTGCAGAAGGACTATCAGGCACGGCCCAAGTATCCGGACCTGCTGCGGCACGCGTTCCTGCAGCGGGCCGAGCACGACACCACGATCAACGTGGGCGAATGGTTCCGCAATGTGGCGGTTAACTGCGGCATTCAGCTGACCAGcacgccgccaccaccgaccGCCGGATCGTCCGCTTCCGTCAGCTCACCCCCAACCTGGACCGCGTCGTCGGAACAAACCAG AATACCGACCCCGCTCGGAAGCTTGACGGAAGTAGTCCAGGCGCAGTCGAaccagcaaaagcaaaccatCGCCATCGCCGCCTCGTCGATCCCGATCAAGTCAACCGCGACCATCCTATCCCCCCACATTGCCAACGAAGCACCTAGCAACCTGAGCGACCTGCAGCAGCGGTCGCAGCACGAGCtcaaccagcaacagcagctgctCCAGAGCAAACTTAGCAACATTAGCCTAgcgtcctcgtcgtcctccacctcggcagcagcagcagcagcggcggcggcaggaTCCACACCGGTACCAGCATCCTCCTACACGCCTACCTCGTCTTCCTCAGCGGCGGGGGCGGGTGCGTTCGATACACGCCGCTCGCCCTCCCCGCAGgcctactatctagcgaaaatGCAGCCAAAAAGTGCCATTACTAGCACCAGCGTACCGATCGCGTCGGGCGGTGGGCCGGCCTTCGAACGCAACGGTTCGCTCGAACCGGCCCGAAAGTACAAACACTCGCCGTTCCTGTCGCGCCGCACCGCCTCCGAGTATGGGAACGGCAGCCCGAAGAAGGAATCGACGCTGAGCAGTTTGGGGCAGAGCATCTTCAAAAACCTGACCACATCACCGTTCGCCCAGCGGAAATCGCTTCCGCCCGGCGAGTCGAAGCTTGCCTATCCGCCCCCGGCCTCCCCCTCGCCGATGCCCGTAGCGTCCGCGACGATCTATGCGaatggtggcggcggtggaggGGCCGGTGCCGGTGGTATGGGCAGCAGTCCTTCctcgccgctgctgctgctccggaaGGCACACCACGACGGTTCGGAAACGGAAACGCAGTATAAACATCTGCACGGCAACACTAGTCCAATTG TTCTTCAGCGATTCTACCACCAACAGAATCAACTGAAAGAGCAACAAAGAGaggcgctgcagcagcatcatcaccaccaccaacagcagcagcagcagcagcagcaacagcagcaagtgATTTACGGGTACTCCTCACCATCGCCGATACCCTCGGCAAGCGAAGCGTCACCCCGGCCAATCCGCTACAGTCCGCTACCCTCCCATCGGACCGTACATCATGGGGTGCATCCGGTGCTGAGCAACaccggcggcaccaccacccTTCACCAAAGCGCCATCCCGCTCTACAAGCATCACGAACCGGCGGCTCCGCTAGCACCATCGCAACCTTCCGGGATTCCGGTGTACCAGCAGCAAACCACCGCCAGTCCCAAGCACAAATCCTCCTCCTTctttaacacgttcagccgTGGCATGAAGAGCGGTGGTCGGGGCGATAAGGTGATCGATCGGGGTGGCACCGCCGCACCACCGACCATGATGAGTGGTGCTACCGATCGGTCGCTGTATGCcggcactaccaccaccaacaccagtCACCAAACAGCACTGtaccaacatcatcatcagggGCAGCCTAATACATCGTCGATGCTGCATCGGCACGGTGCACTCGGTGGAATTAGCaacggaggaggaggaggaggaggaggagcagggcTTGCAATGCCGGAAGGCAGCAAAGAAGATGCAG gcTGGTTCAATTCCTTTGCAGATATCAAGCGAAAGTTTGCCTCATTCGTGAAGCTAAACCTCAGCAACAATGTTACAGGAGCGAGCGGGACGGGCACGACCACTGCCGGCGACAGGCTAACCCTGAAGGAGAAACatctacagcagcaacagctgctgcagcagcagcaacagtttctattgcaacagcagcagcagcagcagcagcattatgCGTCGTCGAACCCTTTCGATGGTATGACGGCGGGTGGGATGGGTGGGATGTATGGTGCCGGACCGTACCCTTCCGGTGGGTCGTCCACAGCGTCGATAGTACAACCTCCTTCCGCCATACCGCAGCTGGCACATGTGCTCAACAGTCCGGCGACTGATCGGCGCCACCGCAGCCCAGATCCACCGCCCAG GTTAAATCGTGGTCAATCGCCACTGCTACTTCAGCGTAAACTGGAACAGCTCGGTCACACCGGCTCACCGCTGATGAATAGAAGGCC ATTCAACTCTACCTCCCCGTCACCTCCCCTGCCGCCGCGGCGCGCGTCGGAAAGTGCTCCCGGTTCGCCGCAACACTTGCGGGCCCGCATCAACTACACCCCGGAACCGCACCGGCGTCCCTATCACACGACGATCGAGCAATGA